ATTTCCGTGCCGGTTGAAAGCACAATTTGTGCGCCCTTTGGGTACTACCGCAATCTTCGCGCTTTGCTCAGAAGCGTCCTCCACATGGAGACTGATAGGAAACTCGGACTGCGAGGCGgttaaaaaggaaaggacgaAACCTGCCTTGGTGCAAATCGGTACCGCGAGTACTATTCCATATAGCTTTTGTGGAAAAGTCTTCAGCCAATGGATCGGTATGACGGCCGAGAATGCCACAGGTCCTAATTATCTAGGGATCCTTGCAATTGGTTGGTGTTATATACTTTCTGCCCAGCTTATTGAGATGCAAGGAAGTAGTGCCATTATGCGTTACACAGATTCTCTTGCCGATTGTGTAGGCGGGCGTCCTTCCACTTTGCTCGGGGCCATTCGCCGGCCAAGTGTGGCTGCACTTTGGATTTGAGCAGCCGTGAGCGGTATAGGTCATAAACTTCTTGAAAAGGTAAGGAGAGGCAGGCCGCCTCTTGACTCAATTGCCTTTCCTTGGACTGGCGCCCCTCAAAGCTTTATTGATGATGCAGGTTCAGGTCCGTATACCTGGGGCGACCCTGCATATATCTCGAGACCTGACGTGTGGCGGTTACTTCACCTCTCTCCgaccgaggaggatgagttGAGCTATGAGTATGGACCCATGACGCCTTGGGAACCTTGTGGGGCGTGCTTAACCACAAATTGTGCGCTTCGTGTTACATCACATTTAAAACGCCCTCGGCATGAGTATCGTTATGAGCATTGGAGCTGGGAATTAGAGGGTGGTGAGACTGTACAGAATTATGGGTTTTTGAAAACATATCCATCGCGTTGAAACTTGGCTGACAAAATCTGGCACATAAAGTTTATCGTTTCCGGATATATCTACCAGGGCGATCAGATGGCATGCAAAAGCTGTTTCGCCCAGGTCTATTCATTTCCCAAGACAAATGTTCTGGTAATATCTGTGATTCCCAACTAGTTTTATCATGTCGAGATCGATGGGACAGCCAAATACATGTTGCATCATGGCAAGGTGCTCTATATCAGAGCAAATAGTGCCCTCCCGATAAAGAGCTCCATAAGTGTACAAcgagaaaaaaacaaagaaagaaaggagttTTGCAGATCTTCAAGCCCAGGATATATCCAAATCAACGCCAGCCAACGCCGCAACAGAAGCGATAATCATATTCACATAATACATTCCACCATGACAGTGGACACAGGGCGACTGTCAAAGCGACTCAAAACCGCGAGGAGCCATCTTCGGTATCTAAATCACAACCAAAGACCATTAGCCCAGACGCTCGCAATGGAAGGGGTTTTGCATAGTAAAAGCAAGCCACGTACAAACAGCCGATTCGAGATCCCTCGGCGTGGGTTCCTTCGTGCGCGACTCTTGTCGAAGACCCCCCACATTTTTCAATCGCACCGACCGCATATATAGCTCCTGTTCACGAGAATAATTGTATCGATGCGCCGAATGGTCGGTGGGATAGACTTGTTTCCACATGGCAGCGCCCAGCGACGTGACGGCCAGACAGGCGacaatgacgatgacgatgacaccGGCGGTTGGAATCGCCATGATGGTCGGATGTGTCGGATATGGAAAGTAGAGGGTGTAACACGGAGTAAAGGCGTCCTTTGGGGTGAATAAGTGAACTGGAGTTGTCAGCACATAATTTCGTCGTCAGTATATACAATTTATGGACCGATGGTGAGTTCGCGATGGGATGCGGATCCGAGTAGAGGTCAAAGGAAAGCCTCTCAGTCGATCCACGACTTTAAGTAGATTCGATTGGTATCACCGACTTATGCATGTTTCCCAATCTTCCACCTCTTTCGATGCATGAGGAGGGCCGgtttccatctccattgGTTGGTCTCTGCAACTTCCGAGTCCGAGTGGAGCGACTAGCCTCAATCTGATTGGAGAGGTATTGCTCTTTTCTTGGTTTGGAAGTATTTATAGCCATTGAAAGTCTTTGACCTGACACTGGCCTCCATTTTTcccgttttttttttttttttttttttttttcttccctttttttttctacttAGGGCATCTTCCACCGATTACCCTATCAAACCCCTCGGAAAGACCCAATGGTTCATCCTCACCGAGGTATTCCAACGTCCAGATCcaccaaaagagaaaaggtaCCGAACGACGGGCCACGCGGACTCCGTGAATGGGTTCCGCAGTGTCCGAGTCTAACAAAGCTTGTCCATCCTCTCGTCCCGTTCATTCGAGACTCTCCATTAGGCAGCAAAGATTGAAGTTTGACCTTCGGCGTTAGCGGCAGAAAATTCACGCCTATCGATCAGATGAGTGTGTTTGATCGACACGACAAACTGATTCAGATATTCCTCGGCTCGACCCGTCAATGTTCGCTTACGGAGGTAGCTCGTTGCTAAGGAGCACTGCCACCACCCAGGAACCATGTTCATGGCCCGAGTAGACGCGTTGACATGTTAGAGCCTTGGTTTTCTTCCCGGCACTGGTACCTAGAGTTACTCCGTTAAGTCGCTTGAAATACCATGAATGGGAATTAGCCACTCTTTCTCCTAAATATTACTTCGGCTGGATCCACTTCCTGGATTCGAGACTGGAGTGTACAGCCTGAACTGCGGAGGGCTATCGACTCGTACTCGAATCTTTCTAGCAAATGTGGATATCCGAGTGGCTTTGCTGTATTATGCGCATCTATCTCGGTGGTGCAACGTTAGATAGAATGCAACGTCGATAGACGCGAAATCGTACGTTTCAGAAGCAGCGTTGAATTAAAGGCAAATGGTATGATTATTGCTTTAAAGCGATCGATATTATGACGCATCGCTGACTAGAACTGCGTCAGATATTGCGCCATTTTATAACAATACTATAGACATTGCAAAATCCAATCTCCAAAGATATCTTTGCCATGACTGTTCTCGGAGAATGAATGTCTAGAAAATGGAAACACAATTTTCACTACCTTCGCTGGCAAGCATGGGATATAATGACATGAATGCTGTATAACCATATATTATgaagaaaattaataacaATTAGAATATTGACAAGCCATCTCATAGAATCAACTCGATCCATTAATGATAAGATCGGAGATCTTCTCCGCCAACATATCTGTAACCCATTAGCCATTATCCAGCCCATACCAATAATACCAAAACTTACAAACAGACGACTGAGGATGTCCCGGagggaggaatggaaaagcACTGGCATCCACAACCCGAACCCCCTCAACGCCATACACCCGGGCCTGGCTATCAACCACCGCCATTTCATCATCAGAAGTGCCCATCTTACAGGTACAAGCGGCATGCCAGAGCGTCATCACATTGtctttaatatattccaGGATCTGTTCGTCAGTTTGCACCCGTTTCCCGGGATGATACTCCTCTCCTATGACAGCGGGGGCCATGGCTTCGCTCTGGAATGCCTGGCGGATACGCTTGAACATGGCCACTGCGACTTCCTGATCGGACTTCGTATCGAGCCAGTTGGGATTGATGATGGGTAGGTCGGAAGTATCGGCTGATTTTAGTGTGATATTGCCTCGCGATGTCGGGGTGATGAGCACACCCAGCATGGAAGCGTATTGGTACCCGTCTTTGGGTTGGTCTGTGAGGAGGTTGGAGACCGTGCCCATGTAGCCTGCGCCGGAGATATACTGTATCAA
This Aspergillus flavus chromosome 1, complete sequence DNA region includes the following protein-coding sequences:
- a CDS encoding uncharacterized protein (expressed protein); this encodes MSQLHKIVGNNDVLQPSKEQEETALEKSRAYWYHIASVAYAYLDHGLVPEFANPQHALHKIPRFPCRLKAQFVRPLGTTAIFALCSEASSTWRLIGNSDCEAVKKERTKPALVQIGTASTIPYSFCGKVFSQWIGMTAENATGPNYLGILAIGWCYILSAQLIEMQGSSAIMRYTDSLADCVGGRPSTLLGAIRRPSVAALWI